In the genome of Macrobrachium nipponense isolate FS-2020 chromosome 42, ASM1510439v2, whole genome shotgun sequence, one region contains:
- the LOC135213160 gene encoding putative inorganic phosphate cotransporter yields the protein MSDRSSQHSTTSHEQLSQDVVRRLGEEDPLTDTAPLYSQERGGCLGKRHLLAFMGFLGFANVYAMRVNLSVAIVAMVNNTAIPHANKSISEECEFPGDNSTLPSKDGEFVWDESEQGLILGSFFYGYVLTNFLGGRLGELIGGKIVFAVGVLVTSILTLLTPVVAYTNITPLIVTLRILEGLGEGVTFPAMNSLMARWIPPLERSKMSAYVYAGAQFGTVVSLPICGLLCQSDFLGGWPSVFYVFGVLGLLWFIFWMLLISNTPESHPTISLEEKIYIQTTLNDALKAKTPKIPWKHILTSMPFWAIFVVHIAQNWGFYFLLTELPTYMKNILHFSLANQGFMSALPYFVGWIFSICAGLIADKLRTTGVLSTTATRRIFNSIGFYGPMVCLVLVGYAGCNKNAAIALLCGAVGLNGAVYSGYMNSHLDIAPNFAGTLMGITNTAATVPGFLAPQIVGILITGKQTVSRWQLVFWIAAIVYFVGNTFYVIFISGEQQPWNDLPANQGSTSVKEREEQVGQYGSIPGQNQNQLAASDSIEAQRDHSHIPEVF from the exons GATGTTTGGGCAAAAGGCACCTGTTGGCTTTCATGGGATTCCTTGGTTTTGCAAATGTGTATGCTATGCGAGTTAATTTATCAGTTGCCATTGTCGCTATGGTGAATAACACTGCTATACCTCACGCAAACAAGTCCATCTCTGAAGAATGCGAGTTTCCTGGTGACAATTCTACGCTACCATCAAAG GATGGTGAATTTGTTTGGGACGAAAGTGAACAAGGACTAATCTTAGGGTCCTTCTTTTACGGCTATGTTTTGACCAATTTCCTGGGAGGTCGTTTAggagaacttattggtggaaaaATTGTGTTTGCTGTAGGAGTGTTAGTCACTTCAATTTTAACCCTCCTCACTCCAGTAGTTGCCTACACAAACATCACACCACTAATAGTTACTCTTCGTATTTTAGAAGGGTTAGGGGAG GGAGTGACGTTCCCCGCTATGAACTCTTTGATGGCCAGATGGATTCCTCCCCTAGAACGAAGTAAAATGAGTGCTTATGTGTATGCAG GTGCCCAGTTTGGAACGGTTGTGTCCTTGCCAATTTGTGGCCTCCTGTGTCAGTCGGACTTTTTGGGAGGATGGCCCTCGGTATTTTATGTCTTCGGAGTGCTTGGTCTCCTGTGGTTCATCTTTTGGATGCTTTTG ATATCAAATACACCAGAATCTCATCCTACTATATCTCTGGAGGAAAAAATCTACATACAAACAACTTTGAATGATGCTTTGAAGGCAAAG ACCCCAAAGATTCCATGGAAACACATACTCACATCCATGCCATTTTGGGCCATCTTTGTAGTTCACATTGCACAAAACTGGGGATTCTATTTTCTCCTTACTGAACTTccaacatacatgaaaaatatattgcacTTCAGTTTAGCTAAT CAAGGTTTTATGTCTGCTTTGCCATATTTTGTTGGTTGGATATTCAGCATATGTGCAGGGCTGATTGCTGACAAACTTCGTACAACTGGTGTTCTATCTACAACAGCAACAAGAAGAATTTTCAACAGTATAG GTTTTTACGGTCCCATGGTATGCCTTGTTTTGGTTGGGTACGCAGGCTGCAATAAAAATGCGGCCATAGCTCTCCTGTGTGGTGCTGTCGGGCTTAATGGAGCCGTGTATTCAGGTTACATGAATTCCCACTTGGATATCGCTCCAAATTTTGCTGGAACATTGATGGGAATTACAAATACTGCAGCAACAGTGCCAGGATTTTTGGCTCCTCAGATTGTGGGAATCCTCATTACTGGCAAG CAAACCGTCTCACGATGGCAACTTGTCTTCTGGATCGCAGCCATTGTTTATTTTGTTGGAAACACTTTctatgtcatttttatttctggaGAACAACAGCCATGGAATGATCTACCAGCCAATCAAG GTAGTACATCAGTGAAGGAGAGGGAGGAACAGGTAGGTCAGTATGGATCCATTCCTGGTCAGAATCAGAACCAGCTAGCAGCATCTGATTCCATTGAAGCACAAAGAGATCATTCGCATATTCCTGAGGTGTTTTAA